In Helicobacter pylori, a single genomic region encodes these proteins:
- a CDS encoding acid-activated urea channel, with amino-acid sequence MLGLVLLYVGIVLISNGICGLTKVDPKSTAVMNFFVGGLSIVCNVVVITYSALHPTAPVEGAEDIVQVSHHLTSFYGPATGLLFGFTYLYAAINHTFGLDWRPYSWYSLFVAINTVPAAILSHYSDMLDDHKVLGITEGDWWAIIWLAWGVLWLTAFIENILKIPLGKFTPWLAIIEGILTAWIPAWLLFIQHWV; translated from the coding sequence ATGCTAGGACTTGTATTGTTATATGTTGGGATTGTTTTAATCAGCAATGGGATTTGCGGATTAACCAAAGTCGATCCTAAAAGCACCGCGGTGATGAACTTTTTTGTGGGCGGACTTTCCATTGTTTGTAATGTGGTGGTCATCACTTACTCCGCACTCCACCCTACAGCCCCTGTAGAAGGTGCAGAAGATATTGTTCAAGTATCGCACCATTTGACCAGTTTCTATGGGCCAGCGACTGGGTTATTGTTTGGTTTTACCTACTTGTATGCCGCTATCAACCACACTTTTGGTTTGGATTGGAGGCCGTATTCTTGGTATAGCTTATTCGTAGCGATCAACACTGTTCCTGCTGCGATTTTATCCCACTATAGCGATATGCTTGATGACCACAAAGTGTTAGGTATCACTGAAGGCGATTGGTGGGCGATCATTTGGTTGGCTTGGGGTGTTTTGTGGCTTACCGCTTTCATTGAAAACATCTTGAAAATCCCTTTAGGGAAATTCACTCCATGGCTTGCTATCATTGAGGGTATTTTAACCGCTTGGATTCCTGCTTGGTTACTCTTTATCCAACACTGGGTGTGA
- a CDS encoding urease accessory protein UreD produces MNTYAQESKLRLKTKIGADGRCVIEDNFFTPPFKLMAPFYPKDDLAEIMLLAVSPGLMKGDAQDMQLNIGQNCKLRITSQSFEKIHNTEDGFASRDMHIVVGENAFLDFAPFPLIPFENAHFKGNTTISLRSSSQLLYSEIIVAGRVARNELFQFNRLHTKISILQDEKPIYYDNTILDPKTTDMTNMCMFDGYTHYLNLVLVNCPIELSGVRGLIEESEGVDGAVSEIASSHLCLKALAKGSEPLLHLREKIARFITQTTTQKV; encoded by the coding sequence ATGAACACTTACGCTCAAGAATCCAAACTCAGGCTAAAAACCAAAATAGGGGCTGATGGGCGGTGCGTGATTGAAGACAATTTCTTCACGCCCCCCTTTAAGCTCATGGCACCCTTTTACCCTAAAGACGATTTAGCTGAAATCATGCTTTTAGCGGTAAGCCCTGGCTTAATGAAAGGCGATGCGCAAGACATGCAATTAAACATCGGTCAAAATTGCAAACTAAGGATCACTTCGCAATCCTTTGAAAAAATCCATAACACTGAAGACGGGTTTGCCAGCAGAGACATGCATATCGTTGTGGGGGAAAACGCCTTTTTAGACTTTGCGCCTTTCCCGTTAATCCCCTTTGAAAACGCGCATTTTAAGGGCAATACCACGATTTCTTTACGCTCTAGCTCTCAATTGCTTTATAGTGAAATCATTGTCGCTGGGCGAGTGGCTCGTAATGAGTTGTTCCAATTCAACCGCTTGCACACTAAAATCTCTATTTTACAAGATGAGAAACCTATCTATTATGATAACACGATTTTAGATCCCAAAACCACCGACATGACAAACATGTGCATGTTTGATGGCTACACACATTATTTGAATCTGGTGCTTGTCAATTGCCCCATAGAGCTGTCTGGCGTGCGAGGATTGATTGAAGAGAGCGAAGGAGTGGATGGAGCCGTGAGCGAGATTGCTAGTTCTCATTTATGCCTGAAAGCTTTAGCGAAAGGCTCAGAACCCTTGTTGCATTTAAGAGAAAAAATCGCTCGCTTCATCACGCAAACCACCACGCAAAAGGTTTGA
- a CDS encoding urease subunit beta: MKKISRKEYVSMYGPTTGDKVRLGDTDLIAEVEHDYTIYGEELKFGGGKTLREGMSQSNNPSKEELDLIITNALIVDYTGIYKADIGIKDGKIAGIGKGGNKDMQDGVKNNLSVGPATEALAGEGLIVTAGGIDTHIHFISPQQIPTAFASGVTTMIGGGTGPADGTNATTITPGRRNLKWMLRAAEEYSMNLGFLAKGNASNDASLADQIEAGAIGFKIHEDWGTTPSAINHALDVADKYDVQVAIHTDTLNEAGCVEDTMAAIAGRTMHTFHTEGAGGGHAPDIIKVAGEHNILPASTNPTIPFTVNTEAEHMDMLMVCHHLDKSIKEDVQFADSRIRPQTIAAEDTLHDMGIFSITSSDSQAMGRVGEVITRTWQTADKNKKEFGRLKEEKGDNDNFRIKRYLSKYTINPAIAHGISEYVGSVEVGKVADLVLWSPAFFGVKPNMIIKGGFIALSQMGDANASIPTPQPVYYREMFAHHGKAKYDANITFVSQAAYDKGIKEELGLERQVLPVKNCRNITKKDMQFNDTTAHIEVNPETYHVFVDGKEVTSKPANKVSLAQLFSIF, encoded by the coding sequence ATGAAAAAGATTAGCAGAAAAGAATATGTTTCTATGTATGGCCCTACTACAGGCGATAAAGTGAGATTGGGCGATACAGACTTGATCGCTGAAGTAGAACATGACTACACCATTTATGGCGAAGAGCTTAAATTCGGTGGCGGTAAAACCTTAAGAGAAGGCATGAGCCAATCTAACAACCCCAGCAAAGAAGAACTGGATTTAATCATCACTAACGCTTTGATCGTGGATTACACCGGTATTTATAAAGCGGATATTGGTATTAAAGACGGCAAAATCGCTGGCATTGGTAAAGGCGGTAACAAAGACATGCAAGATGGCGTTAAAAACAATCTTAGCGTAGGTCCTGCTACTGAAGCACTAGCCGGTGAAGGCTTAATCGTAACTGCTGGTGGTATTGACACACACATACACTTCATTTCACCCCAACAAATCCCTACAGCTTTTGCAAGCGGTGTAACAACCATGATTGGTGGCGGAACCGGTCCTGCTGATGGCACTAATGCGACTACTATCACTCCAGGTAGAAGAAACTTAAAATGGATGCTCAGAGCGGCTGAAGAATATTCTATGAATTTAGGTTTCTTGGCTAAAGGTAACGCTTCTAACGATGCGAGCTTAGCGGATCAAATTGAAGCCGGTGCGATTGGCTTTAAAATCCACGAAGACTGGGGCACCACTCCTTCTGCAATCAATCATGCGCTAGATGTTGCGGACAAATACGATGTGCAAGTCGCTATCCACACAGACACTTTGAATGAAGCTGGTTGCGTGGAAGACACTATGGCTGCTATTGCCGGACGCACTATGCACACTTTCCACACTGAGGGTGCTGGCGGCGGACACGCTCCTGATATTATTAAAGTGGCCGGTGAACACAACATCCTACCCGCTTCCACTAACCCCACTATCCCTTTCACAGTGAACACAGAAGCCGAACACATGGACATGCTCATGGTGTGCCACCACTTGGATAAAAGCATTAAAGAAGATGTTCAGTTCGCTGATTCAAGGATTCGCCCTCAAACCATTGCGGCTGAAGACACTTTGCATGACATGGGGATTTTCTCAATCACCAGTTCTGACTCTCAAGCGATGGGTCGTGTGGGTGAAGTTATCACCAGAACTTGGCAAACAGCTGATAAAAACAAAAAAGAATTTGGCCGCTTGAAAGAAGAAAAAGGCGATAACGACAACTTCAGGATCAAACGCTACTTGTCTAAATACACCATTAACCCAGCGATCGCTCATGGGATTAGCGAGTATGTAGGTTCTGTAGAAGTGGGCAAAGTGGCTGACTTGGTATTGTGGAGTCCAGCGTTCTTTGGCGTGAAACCCAACATGATTATCAAAGGCGGATTCATTGCGTTAAGTCAAATGGGTGATGCGAACGCTTCTATCCCTACCCCACAACCGGTTTATTACAGAGAAATGTTCGCTCACCATGGTAAAGCTAAATACGATGCAAACATCACTTTTGTGTCCCAAGCGGCTTATGACAAAGGCATTAAAGAAGAATTAGGGCTTGAAAGACAAGTGTTGCCGGTAAAAAATTGCAGAAACATCACCAAAAAAGACATGCAATTCAATGACACTACCGCTCACATTGAAGTCAATCCTGAAACTTACCATGTGTTCGTGGATGGCAAAGAAGTCACTTCTAAACCAGCTAATAAAGTGAGCTTGGCTCAACTCTTTAGCATTTTCTAG
- a CDS encoding 5-amino-6-(5-phosphoribosylamino)uracil reductase — protein sequence MAEWKTDTEEVKKVVGGCRDFKESLQEKRCGGFIKDLDSYALKIIVERRKIEMQLEKAIGELKKARKERSGFWGFLGELGRDFGNAVGSVIPPVKLCAELCEKGLNLMEDNIERWEHNVRLLERMLEIYATQAKASAELVNQAWEGVKKRLHFYTDKHQEFIRRLKQASEAIDNEYNFPTPGVLMEYDFERPAISYNPKKSVFNERLKDLREDFSASLYADWKDRINAFSHRDRAKASKEREFEKNLEDWMGASSYDENPNDELDRMAISKEQELEKSLEDLMPSVLGVPSYNESLTLAKKHCVKNCKKALEDFAEKIKESPNDSNAINEAFDNLETELERATENLSQKIDPILERNENYTQKALEYREFLESRKEGFIVDEKNPYPEEVRFNEWRLAEFDSVFSAIAPLEDLNKTACAHHALKALQAALKDNDLGFDAKDLEQIAKGFIPRGYLWHFDANVLGNVALVREELLLGVKHTKGYSLWTEFLQKQN from the coding sequence ATGGCTGAATGGAAAACGGACACAGAAGAAGTCAAAAAGGTTGTTGGAGGATGCAGGGATTTTAAAGAATCCCTGCAAGAAAAAAGGTGTGGTGGTTTTATCAAAGACCTTGATAGTTACGCGCTAAAAATCATAGTGGAGCGCAGAAAAATTGAAATGCAATTGGAAAAAGCCATAGGAGAATTAAAAAAAGCTAGAAAGGAGCGGAGTGGTTTTTGGGGATTTCTTGGAGAGCTTGGGAGAGATTTTGGTAATGCGGTAGGGTCGGTTATCCCTCCTGTTAAATTATGCGCTGAACTTTGTGAAAAGGGCTTAAACCTTATGGAAGACAATATAGAAAGATGGGAACACAATGTGAGGTTATTAGAACGAATGCTTGAAATCTACGCCACTCAAGCCAAAGCGAGCGCGGAGCTTGTGAATCAAGCTTGGGAGGGCGTTAAAAAGAGGTTGCATTTTTATACCGATAAGCACCAGGAATTTATCAGGCGTTTGAAACAAGCGAGCGAAGCGATAGATAACGAATACAACTTTCCAACCCCAGGCGTTTTAATGGAATACGATTTTGAACGGCCTGCTATCTCTTATAACCCTAAAAAAAGCGTTTTTAATGAACGATTGAAAGATTTGAGAGAAGATTTTAGCGCTTCTTTATACGCTGATTGGAAAGACAGGATCAACGCTTTTTCTCATAGGGATCGCGCTAAAGCCTCTAAAGAGCGAGAATTTGAAAAAAATTTAGAGGATTGGATGGGCGCATCTTCTTATGATGAAAACCCTAACGATGAATTGGATCGCATGGCAATCTCTAAAGAACAAGAATTGGAAAAGAGTTTAGAGGATTTGATGCCAAGCGTTTTAGGCGTGCCTTCTTATAACGAAAGCTTGACTCTAGCCAAAAAACATTGCGTTAAAAATTGTAAGAAAGCTTTAGAAGATTTTGCAGAAAAGATCAAAGAATCCCCTAACGATTCAAACGCTATCAATGAAGCCTTTGATAATTTAGAAACAGAGTTGGAGCGCGCTACAGAAAATTTGAGCCAAAAAATCGATCCCATTTTAGAACGCAATGAAAATTATACGCAAAAAGCGTTGGAGTATAGGGAGTTTTTAGAAAGCCGTAAAGAGGGCTTTATTGTAGATGAAAAAAACCCCTATCCGGAAGAAGTCCGCTTTAATGAGTGGCGTTTGGCGGAATTTGATAGCGTTTTTAGCGCCATTGCGCCTTTAGAAGATTTAAATAAAACCGCATGCGCTCATCATGCCCTAAAGGCTTTACAAGCCGCGCTTAAAGACAACGATTTGGGCTTTGATGCGAAAGATTTGGAACAGATCGCAAAAGGATTCATCCCTAGGGGCTATTTATGGCATTTTGACGCGAATGTTTTAGGGAATGTGGCGTTGGTGAGAGAAGAGTTATTGTTGGGCGTGAAACACACGAAAGGATATTCACTATGGACAGAATTTCTACAGAAACAGAATTGA
- the ureE gene encoding urease accessory protein UreE — MIIERLMGNLRDLNPLDFSVDYVDLEWFETRKKIARFKTRQGKDIAIRLKDAPKLGLSQGDILFKEEKEIIAVNILDSEVIHIQAKSVAEVAKICYEIGNRHAALYYGESQFEFKTPFEKPTLALLEKLGVQNRVLSSKLNSKERLTVSMPHSEPNFKVSLASDFKVVVK, encoded by the coding sequence ATGATCATAGAGCGTTTAATGGGCAATCTAAGGGATTTAAACCCCTTGGATTTCAGCGTGGATTATGTGGATTTGGAATGGTTTGAAACGAGGAAAAAAATCGCTCGCTTTAAAACCAGGCAAGGCAAAGACATAGCCATACGCCTTAAAGACGCTCCCAAGTTGGGTCTCTCTCAAGGGGATATTTTATTTAAAGAAGAGAAGGAAATTATCGCCGTTAATATCTTGGATTCTGAAGTCATTCACATCCAAGCTAAGAGCGTGGCAGAAGTAGCAAAAATATGCTACGAAATAGGGAACCGCCATGCGGCTTTATACTATGGCGAGTCTCAATTTGAATTTAAAACACCATTTGAAAAGCCCACGCTAGCGTTATTAGAAAAGCTAGGGGTTCAAAATCGTGTTTTAAGTTCAAAACTAAATTCCAAAGAACGCTTAACCGTGAGCATGCCCCATAGTGAGCCTAATTTTAAGGTCTCACTAGCGAGCGATTTTAAAGTGGTCGTAAAATAG
- the ureG gene encoding urease accessory protein UreG, translating to MVKIGVCGPVGSGKTALIEALTRHMSKDYDMAVITNDIYTKEDAEFMCKNSVMPRERIIGVETGGCPHTAIREDASMNLEAVEEMHGRFPNLELLLIESGGDNLSATFNPELADFTIFVIDVAEGDKIPRKGGPGITRSDLLVINKIDLAPYVGADLKVMERDSKKMRGEKPFIFTNIRAKEGLDDVIAWIKRNALLED from the coding sequence ATGGTAAAAATTGGAGTTTGTGGTCCTGTAGGAAGCGGTAAAACCGCCTTGATTGAAGCTTTAACGCGCCACATGTCAAAAGATTATGACATGGCGGTCATCACTAATGATATTTACACTAAAGAAGACGCAGAGTTTATGTGTAAAAATTCGGTGATGCCACGAGAGAGAATCATTGGCGTAGAAACAGGGGGCTGTCCGCACACGGCCATTAGAGAAGACGCTTCCATGAATTTAGAAGCGGTAGAAGAAATGCATGGCCGTTTCCCTAATTTGGAACTGCTTTTGATTGAAAGCGGAGGCGACAACCTTTCAGCGACTTTCAACCCAGAGCTAGCGGATTTTACGATTTTTGTGATTGATGTGGCTGAGGGCGATAAAATCCCCAGAAAAGGCGGGCCAGGAATCACGCGCTCAGACTTGCTTGTCATCAATAAAATTGACTTAGCCCCCTATGTGGGAGCGGACTTGAAAGTCATGGAAAGGGATTCTAAAAAAATGCGCGGCGAAAAGCCCTTTATTTTTACGAATATCCGCGCTAAAGAAGGCCTAGATGATGTGATCGCTTGGATCAAGCGCAACGCTTTATTGGAAGATTGA
- a CDS encoding urease subunit alpha, protein MKLTPKELDKLMLHYAGELARKRKEKGIKLNYVEAVALISAHIMEEARAGKKTAAELMQEGRTLLKPDDVMDGVASMIHEVGIEAMFPDGTKLVTVHTPIEANGKLVPGELFLKNEDITINEGKKAVSVKVKNVGDRPVQIGSHFHFFEVNRCLDFDREKTFGKRLDIASGTAVRFEPGEEKSVELIDIGGNRRIFGFNALVDRQADNESKKIALHRAKERGFHGTKSDDNYVKTIKE, encoded by the coding sequence ATGAAACTCACCCCAAAAGAGTTAGACAAGTTGATGCTCCACTACGCTGGAGAATTGGCTAGGAAACGCAAAGAAAAAGGCATTAAGCTTAACTATGTGGAAGCAGTGGCTTTGATTAGTGCCCATATTATGGAAGAAGCGAGAGCTGGTAAAAAGACTGCGGCTGAATTGATGCAAGAAGGACGCACTCTTTTAAAACCGGATGATGTGATGGATGGCGTGGCAAGCATGATCCATGAAGTGGGTATTGAAGCGATGTTTCCTGATGGGACCAAACTCGTAACCGTGCATACCCCTATTGAGGCTAATGGTAAATTAGTTCCTGGTGAGTTGTTCTTAAAAAATGAAGACATCACTATCAACGAAGGCAAAAAAGCCGTTAGCGTGAAAGTTAAAAATGTTGGCGACAGACCGGTTCAAATCGGTTCACACTTCCATTTCTTTGAAGTGAATAGATGCCTAGACTTTGACAGAGAAAAAACTTTCGGCAAACGCTTAGACATTGCGAGCGGGACAGCGGTAAGGTTTGAGCCTGGCGAAGAAAAATCCGTAGAATTGATTGACATTGGCGGTAACAGAAGAATCTTTGGATTTAACGCATTGGTTGATAGGCAAGCCGATAACGAAAGCAAAAAAATTGCTTTACACAGAGCTAAAGAGCGTGGTTTTCATGGCACTAAAAGCGATGACAACTATGTAAAAACAATTAAGGAGTAA
- a CDS encoding type VII secretion protein: MSRVQMDTEEVRGFVGHLERFKELLREEVNSLSGHFHNLESWRDAKRDKFSEVLDNLKSTFNEFDGAVQEQIAWLKERIRVLEQDY, translated from the coding sequence ATGAGCAGAGTGCAAATGGATACCGAAGAGGTCAGAGGATTTGTAGGGCATTTAGAACGCTTTAAAGAGTTGCTAAGAGAGGAAGTGAATAGCTTGAGCGGCCATTTTCATAATTTAGAATCATGGCGAGACGCTAAAAGAGACAAATTTAGCGAGGTGCTAGATAATTTGAAAAGCACTTTCAATGAATTTGATGGAGCCGTGCAAGAGCAAATCGCATGGCTTAAAGAGAGGATTAGGGTTTTAGAGCAAGATTATTAA
- a CDS encoding urease accessory protein UreF: protein MDKGKSVKSTEKSVGMPPKTPKTDDNANSHVDNEFLILQVNDAVFPIGSYTHSFGLETYIQQKKVSNKESALEYLKANLSSQFLYTEMLSLKLTYESTLQQDLKKILGIEEVIMLSTSPMELRLANQKLGNRFIKTLQAMNELDMGAFFNAYAQQTKDPTHATSYGVFAASLGIELKKALRHYLYAQTSNMVINCVKSVPLSQNDGQKILLSLQSPFNQLIEKTLELDGSHLCAASVQNDIKAMQHESLYSRLYMS, encoded by the coding sequence ATGGATAAAGGAAAAAGCGTGAAAAGCACTGAAAAAAGCGTGGGTATGCCCCCAAAAACCCCAAAGACAGACGACAACGCCAATAGTCATGTGGATAATGAATTTCTGATCTTACAAGTCAATGATGCGGTGTTCCCTATTGGCTCTTACACGCATTCTTTTGGGCTAGAAACTTACATCCAGCAAAAAAAGGTTAGCAATAAAGAAAGCGCTTTAGAATATCTAAAGGCCAATCTTTCTAGCCAGTTCCTTTATACGGAAATGCTGAGCTTGAAATTAACCTATGAAAGCACCCTCCAACAGGATTTAAAAAAAATCTTAGGGATTGAAGAAGTTATTATGCTATCCACAAGCCCCATGGAATTACGATTAGCCAATCAAAAGCTAGGCAATCGTTTCATTAAAACCTTACAAGCCATGAACGAATTAGACATGGGCGCATTTTTTAACGCTTACGCTCAACAAACCAAAGATCCCACCCATGCCACTAGTTATGGCGTTTTTGCGGCGAGTTTGGGGATTGAATTGAAAAAGGCTTTAAGGCATTATCTTTATGCGCAAACTTCTAACATGGTGATCAACTGCGTTAAAAGCGTCCCACTATCTCAAAACGATGGGCAAAAAATCTTATTGAGCTTGCAAAGCCCTTTTAACCAGCTCATAGAAAAAACCCTAGAACTAGACGGAAGCCACCTGTGCGCGGCAAGCGTTCAAAACGACATTAAGGCGATGCAACATGAGAGTTTATACTCGCGCCTTTATATGTCTTGA
- a CDS encoding SMI1/KNR4 family protein, whose amino-acid sequence MDRISTETELNWEFVEPLNENALNGLEERLKIGLSDEFKDFIKRSNYGFSQLRYFMVGNESYTFKHVLNFNLESLFIDFMQSLKEWLEPEEIVFANDGYGGYYLWNTTTDVVLFLDTDDGSKKALLNLKMFLKKLESRG is encoded by the coding sequence ATGGACAGAATTTCTACAGAAACAGAATTGAATTGGGAATTTGTAGAGCCGCTCAATGAGAATGCGTTGAACGGGTTAGAAGAGCGGTTGAAAATAGGCTTGAGCGATGAATTTAAGGACTTTATCAAACGATCAAACTATGGTTTTAGCCAATTGCGTTATTTCATGGTGGGCAATGAATCCTACACGTTCAAACATGTTTTGAATTTCAATTTAGAGAGCTTGTTCATTGATTTCATGCAGAGCTTAAAAGAATGGTTAGAGCCTGAAGAAATCGTTTTTGCTAATGACGGGTATGGGGGGTATTATCTTTGGAATACCACCACTGATGTGGTGCTGTTTTTAGACACTGATGATGGCTCAAAAAAAGCGCTATTAAATCTTAAAATGTTTTTAAAAAAACTGGAATCAAGGGGTTAA